The Camelina sativa cultivar DH55 chromosome 14, Cs, whole genome shotgun sequence genome includes a window with the following:
- the LOC104743741 gene encoding VQ motif-containing protein 5-like yields MYQQRPRNDYSRVNNMRKSNFDLLHARSNAVHQPPQPQPQTQVYIIDKNDFKSLVQKLTSLESCERLPQNHQKIIPEPINRTSSVPPSSMSAAQEDPDVSLYMRYLQSCLLEESSGSNIIGDQFQQPFDDDKYESHMLVQAPTQSVLQYNGFEPVIIPSSNTFPSSWFNGSPQHMQHDASLLQSTRVDYAQPLNFTFSSMTQPGGFGPDLDCVSLDEIFDVPYEINS; encoded by the coding sequence ATGTATCAGCAGCGACCACGAAATGATTACTCGAGAGTGAACAACATGCGGAAGAGTAACTTCGACTTACTACACGCTAGATCTAACGCCGTTCATCAGCCACCGCAACCACAACCTCAGACACAAGTGTACATCATAGACAAGAACGACTTCAAGAGCCTTGTTCAGAAACTAACGAGTTTAGAATCATGTGAGCGTTTACCTCAAAACCATCAGAAGATTATACCAGAGCCGATAAACCGGACCTCATCGGTTCCTCCAAGTTCAATGTCGGCGGCTCAAGAGGATCCTGATGTCTCATTGTATATGCGTTATCTTCAAAGCTGCTTACTCGAAGAATCATCAGGATCTAATATTATTGGAGACCAATTCCAACAACCATTTGATGATGATAAGTATGAATCTCACATGCTGGTTCAAGCTCCTACGCAATCAGTGCTACAGTACAATGGTTTTGAACCGGTCATCATACCTAGTAGCAATACTTTCCCCTCTTCCTGGTTCAATGGCTCGCCCCAACATATGCAGCATGATGCTTCCTTACTACAATCTACAAGAGTTGATTATGCACAACCACTTAACTTCACATTTTCGTCTATGACTCAACCTGGAGGCTTTGGTCCGGATCTAGACTGTGTTAGTCTTGATGAGATTTTTGATGTCCCATACgaaataaattcataa
- the LOC104741883 gene encoding TPD1 protein homolog 1-like translates to MEHIYQFQHWLFFIVLGMFLSLSLSVKATELEGSSDERGIALSTRTFISISKNRTALSRKLLLSPDIGDGTNRIGQDCSKDDIVLFQGTTNPLPSGVPAYTVEIFNACVSDCNIAEIHVSCGWFSSVRLVNPRVFRRLCYDDCLVNDGQPLGPGQTLSFQYANSFSYPLSVSSVSCF, encoded by the exons ATGGAACACATCTACCAATTCCAACACTGGCTCTTCTTCATAGTTCTTGGAATGTTTCTGTCTCTTTCTCTGT CTGTGAAGGCCACTGAATTGGAAGGTTCCAGTGATGAAAGAGGCATTGCTCTCAGTACAAGAACCTTCATTTCCATTTCCAAAAACCGCACCGCCCTTTCTAGAAAGCTTCTGCTCTCTCCTG ACATTGGCGACGGGACCAACAGGATCGGACAAGATTGCTCAAAAGACGATATTGTTCTCTTTCAAGGCACAACAAACCCACTTCCAAGTGGAGTTCCTGCATACACAGTTGAGATCTTCAACGCCTGTGTCTCGGATTGCAATATCGCGGAGATCCACGTCAGTTGTGGCTGGTTCAGCTCAGTTAGACTGGTTAACCCTAGAGTTTTCAGGCGACTCTGCTATGATGATTGTCTGGTTAACGACGGTCAACCTCTTGGTCCTGGACAGACACTCTCCTTTCAGTATGCTAACAGCTTCTCTTAccctctctctgtttcttcagtCTCTTGCTTCTAA